Below is a genomic region from Rhododendron vialii isolate Sample 1 chromosome 5a, ASM3025357v1.
tttaaaactttttcacgaaaactttttttttaaatcaaagttttcaaaaaactattttctctttttctaataatctatttttattagtttgaaacctattttaaaaaaattattttctatgttcaaaatttttagatttttataaattgaaaaggtgatgtgacaaattttggttattcaaatttgattgtaccattgtggacctttacattgctaaccttagcaaccccttaaatgcaTAACTAAAAGATGATAttgcaacttttgattattgacttttgattattccattgtggatgctcttagaccCTCAAGCAGCCAAGCTCAATGCCATAACCTTTGGACGACATGAAATATTTACTTGATTGCATTTCCCCTCAAAATATTTTAGAGGTCAAATAGACAAATGCATGTAACCAATACTATATACGGGAAAGTCTACAGTACATACCATTTAAAATGGTGTAttatatgcacctattttatggttcattcataacattttagcgtgtttcgtaacttttgttctagaattcataacttttcagtagtacaatttgtaacattttcattatgattcataacattttggtgtatttcgtAACCTTTAttcgattcataactttttaacaatacgattcgtaatattttctctataattcataacattttaggggtgcatataatacacactcaaataagaagtgtgtattgtagtctttcccctACTTTTATGGAAAATTTGCAACGAAAGTACTTACATATGAACTACTCCAAATTAACACAATACATTTCAATGGTCCTCGTGGACCGGAGTAGACATTTAGTTCACCCTGTGGTAAAGGAGTGATTATACGGTGGTTTTGGAACAAGATTATGCTGCATTACATAGCAGTGTCCCATAATCATTTCGTGTGGCAAAGGCAGTGTCACATAGCGGTTGACCGGGCATAACAACCCTCTCCTAGACGTGAACATAGGAATTCcagacccgtggtgggccttGAAAGGGACCAAAGAATCATAGCAACTACTGTCTCACCAAATGCCAGTGGACCACAGCCGGACTTCGAAGGAggaccaaatttgaaaaagtatCATTAATATGACTCGAATCTGTGACCTCCTGGACACCCAAACCCGTGACTTGACTCGAACCAGTGGCTTCTTTGGTTGAGACACCGAAAAGGTGACATAATGCTTCCTGAGGTGTATTCCAACATAGTACTTGAAAATGACTTTATTTGGTCCTTTAAACGGTGTATAGTCCCGCACTGTAAAGCACCAAATGGACCAATCTACAACAGCAAGCACTATAAAACGTATATGGAGGAATCTTCTTATCCTTGAAGTTGAGGATGACCTTAGATTTGTGGAAGGAAAACAACAGCAAAGGGGAAAGGTAGGAAAGAGGAATAAGCAGAAGCCAAGTGGTTGGAttagaaaaatgagaaagtCTATGAATAGGTAGTTGGCAACAAACCCTTTTTTGTCTCTTATAGTCACAACCACAACGcattttttcataacttttgagTCAACTtatgtgcacctcgactaattcagAAAGTTCAATCCACTGCCCACTTGTAGAAAGccaattaaagccggagcaAAATTCTGTATGAACTGGCCTCAATGAAGTTGAGAACACCTGAGAGATTTATGTGCAAGTAATTCCATTTCGCTTTCCTTTTCCCTTCTCatatccaagatccaaacacagccttctTTCCAAAAGAGAACTAACAGTGACAACCACTCAAGAAAAGAGCCTCGTGAGGAAAGTATTCACACAAGGAATGATTCCTCTCTCCATCCTTATATAACCAACGGATTTAACAAGAAGCAACCCTCAAGAAAGCACAATTTAAGCATAAATTCCAATGATAAGAAGCTGTCAAACGCCTTTCCATATAACAAATGTGAATCTCCCACGATATACATTTCTAATGAAATGAAACCAGACAACTTTTTAAATCCGAAGCAGAAATCCATAAACAATCATATGACATATTCCGAAGTTAGAAAGTCCAATTATTTAATTGACGCGAAACACAAACAGGTAAGAGACCCTGTGATGCCCGATTAGATGACTTGATTTTTGGGTGCCACTGAATCAACCAAACATCTCTGCAGACACATTAGAAGCATGCATCAAGGAGGCAGCAACAGCAAAGAGCAGCCAAGCTGCACAAAAAATTCACAGTTTCGGAAGCGAATTAGAACCGTACCAAATAAATGAACCCATTATTTTAATTATGGGCATATTCTATTCCAGCACAGCATAAATCGCACCAAAGCATATTCATTTAATAAGTACCCATTGTGCAAAGGTGAACCAATCATCATCTTCAAGTTAATTTAAAAAGAGTCCTCTGGCCCAACGGTCTTAGATACGATAAGTGGGGGAATATTTGaactgaaaaaggacagttccTTGACTACTACGTATCTTTGGGTCTATTTTTGTATTCCTCGGAAACCCACCCACATCACCATTAACATTCGCTGTCCGCTAATGGCTAAAACATGTTTGCACACGCTTAACCATGTTTCATAGTTGGGAAAATGAGAAACGTGGATATGCAAAAACAAACTAAAGAAAGATGATGGAGAGTTGACCAAAGGATGCAATTTGAGAGGTCCCAAATTGTAAGCAGCATGTATGCTCCATGTCCAAGTTGCAACTAATACAATTTTCTTATAGCACCTCCCACTgttaaattagggttttttaggAAAAAACAACATCCCACTCGTAGCAAAATCCAACAGAGGAAACAAACTAGTACAAAACCCTAGTTTTAACATTTTTAAGGATTGATTAATTGAAACATATCGTGATCCACAATAACAAGCCTTTTACCCGACCAATTTTCACTACAATTCATCTCTCAGACTTTTATAAAGATTGAAGGACTCACCAGGAATATACCCAATCCTGACTTATCAAATTGACAGCTATTGGCCTGTTCAAGCTGATTTCAACAAGACTTGTAATCTTGACAATTCACAAAGGACTCCTGCTCCTTACTGCATATATCTACATCCTATGCTATATAGGCCAGATAAATACCTAAGCATAGGCTTCATCAATGAATAGTTCAAGGATACATGATATCAGCATAATGCTCATATTTCTTACCGTGTTTATTAATTTATAGGTATAATCGTAAAAATGGTGTTTACACAGCCTTTGACACAGGTGAAATGGAGAAAATTTATTCATGTCACCGACCACAATTCATTTTATATAAAAGGCTTACTATGGTTTGGTTTAGGTAAATATTGAGTTTACAATATGCAATAGACTTTTGATAcataatatataaaatttattaatttatagTTACAACCGTAAAATAGTGTTTACATAGCCTTTGACACAGCTGTATGGAGAAAAACTATACATGGAGGCTAGAGCTGACTACGATTCATTAGTATACAaggcttagtttggtttggtttggtttaggtATATATAGAGTTTACAATATGAAATAGACCTTTGATACATAATAAATACAGTTTTATGCACGGCTATACGGTAAAGCTCAAATATCTACATATGCATGTAAAATGTCCGACCACTCAAGTCAAGACAAAAATCTCACACCCTTACCCAAGAGTTCGACATCGGATACGAGTATTCCATAGTTCATACTATTAAAAGGGTCCATATGAAATAGCCCATATCAATACCTACTTAGAAACTTGTTTTGCGAAAACCCCAATGAGAACACCGCCAAcctcttttgatttttttatttatttatgaaataATGTCCATATTTGACGTCTCTATAGTTAGTTACTTCTTTGAAAAACATGGAATCAAATACCCTTTGGAGGCAGGATCCTCTGTGCCGAAAACCCTGTACCCCTATGCCGAGGGGTTTTTTCGGCCGTTAAATttaaaacgtaaaaaaaaatatcacaatCCAATGGCCGAAAAACAGCATTCGGGACAGAGGAGATCGGATCCCATCCTTTGGCATTCCAATATTTTGACAAGAAAAAGTTATATGCATTCACAGGCCGTTAGAATGACAGAAAACCCCCCAAAGAATCACCAGAGGGTAGGGCATTTATGGAATCATAACACCAAAAGGCAAACTATTCCACGGTCCAACAACCGAGTGAGTTGTCAACCGGTCAACTTGGGGAAGCAACCTACGTCGTAAGATCTGACTGATATCAATCCCATCCACAAGATCAACATGCATACACCACACACATACATACGTatatgattagagagagagagagagagagagagagagagagagagagagagagagagagagagcataccaGCCTTCAAGGCAACCACTGCTGCCGCTTTGATGTTGTTGAGGGGGAGGCGCGGCGTACTGAGGGGCATATTGGGGAGGGTAACCCTGCTGCGGAGGGTACCCCTGGGGATACCCTTGTGGAGGGTACCCTGGAGGAGGGTAAGCGTCCTTCGGATACCCCTCTGGTGGATAACCTAacacccaaaacaaaacaatacaaaaaataagaaaaaacatcaaatcaacaacaaacaatgaaaaggaaaaagaacccATAAATCTACCAGATCCGATCCACCCACAACACAAAATTCTCGTTAGGTATCAttaacagaaaaggaaaaacaagggAAATCAAGATTAGGGTGTGTACCTTGAGGTGGGGGGACACCGACGGGGGGTTGTTGCTGGTTGTAGTAACTCATGGTTTTTGGGGTTAATGGAGGAGAATTTAGGAAAGGGGATTTGATGAGatgatgggagagagagagagagagagaggtgtttagATTTTAAATAGTGCGAGGGGGCTGTCTATGACTATGAGAATAATAAGAAGATAGGAACGGGGGTGGGGGATTGTTTATATGCGAAAAAGTTGGGGTAAGATATGTATAATTAACTTCACCTCTACACGGCTACACCCAATAACCGTACGggcaaaaaggtaaaataccaaaGCCACAACACACCCACGTACAAAATTTCCAGCAGTTATCGAATCTGCAGCAGtagttgagagtttagtttagtttagttttggtagtgggtggagagagaaatagagtaatgattgaagataggagtaatgattgaagagagatagagagagatgagaaagtaataattaaaaaaatagggtaatgattggagaaaaaaatagagtaatgattgaaaacaaaactaaaactaaaactaaaccacAAAACGAACAAAGACTCTTTCAGCTGTTCAATTGCGAAACCTTCTTGCATCATCTTCAACGCAATGTGAGATTCCATCCATGTAAAAGTGTTCTGTTCCAAGGTAGTAGTACAAATGCAGCAAACCTagtttttgctctctctctctctctctctctctctctctctctctctctctctctctctgcgtttACTTTTTGGTTATTCCGTCcagccaaaaataaaaactccaTCCACATTTTATTAGTTTTTGCTTAGAGTTTCCTAATTCCAGAATATTTTCAGTTACCCTTTTCCTGTTTAGGTTtcctaattttttggtttagttttccACTCCTTCTTTCCATCAGTTTTTGAAGTCTGACAAAATTAAGATACCACACTCTCCCTAACAAAATGTGGTTGAGAATCAGAATTTAGGTTTGAGTTCAAAAATTAGTGGTCTGGGATGAATTCAACAAAGTTGCGAAAATTGAAGGGTTTAGCACATTTACAATTAATTGCTTctctgttcttctttttttccatcaATACCCCCTACAATTAAAAATGTACGTACATAATTTCATACCATGGCAGCAAAATAGACCCATTACGTGAAGTGAAAAAATAAACTGTCGATACGCAGGGAGATTTATTAGagttttttccccccttttccTTCACATCTGTTTAATAAGTCATGCTAAAAACTAATATACCAACACCTACTAACATTGATCATACCACGTTTGTCTACATTTTTTCCGCGAGAAATCAAACCATAATGCACTGTTTGTCTATTTAATTGTCGATTATCTGTCACAATAGGTTAATATTAGAGGCCGGGACATACATaatgcgtgtgcaagtcaaaatttgatgaaaaatggcaaaattcgatcaaaaaatgcacaaacttctatacgcatcgcgtgtgccctgGCCTCTAATGTATAATTAATTAGTTAGAATAATAACGCGGTGAATTATTATTTTAGGCAGCTGAAAATGCCAGAAATCATTTTTGTGATGGCTCCTCGTTGAATAGTTATTTTCCCCTGCTACATCTTGACTTTTTAACCCATCTTTGCAGATACTTTTCAACCCCATATGGAATATACTTTTGTAATTAGGTCTATTTTGGCTTCATCATCCTGgaagattttttaattttgtcttcatttaattttttgcatgtattagttttttgtcaaatttttttttggataattggTTTGTCTCACAACAAGAGGATTCTAAAAACAATTTATTATGTCTACACTTTAAATGCGAAAAGGATTTGAATATAGAAAAAAATTCCTCAAATATTATTAagctaaaataaaatataataatacaTATAATTTGGACTTCCCGCTAACTACAAATTCAGCGTTTGCTGCGGAGCAAAAGAATTCCAACATGACGTACACGTAGAACTCATACACGTCAATACACATATCAAACAGACGTCCAAATCTGTGTCTTGACATTtgtccccaaaatatttttgtttggttattcgctgttctctttttcttttcttttttttttattcccttTGTTTATGGTTGTTATATTTGATGAATTTGACTCCTATCGTCACTGTCGGCTTTGGGCTAAGGCCCTGGAGGCGTGTGCCTTAAGTCCctcaaaaatatcaaaaaaataggTCCCCATTTATTTTTAGGACTTAGTATATATGTGTTATTTTAGGGACCAATTTTAAACccaataagacattttataatTAAGCCCCAATGACCCAGAAAAATGAAACACGGAatgcaagaaaaaacaaaagaaaaaaaacaaaaagaagtagTAAAAGGTCACGGGATCGCTAAAAATCTCTGGGGCTCTTCAAAATTATCCAGTATGGTGGATGTATGGATGCATCTTTTTGCCCTCTTAAACGCTACTGCTCCTGTACTtctcattacaaacaaatactatatccgaatcaaaattattcagtgtgattgactttttatttgatttttgtttacAATTATTAAGGGCATCACTTTCGAAGACCGTCTTAAGCCCccaaaatctcagagccggccctgccTATCGTGGTGCTATATTGACTTATCGGTCCCACTCCATGTGGACGAAAAATTGTTTCATGTTTCTTTTTTATCACTGTACCTATTTGGATGAGGTATTGTGAAGAGGGATTGTGATATCTCTTTTTAGTCCGTAGGTCCAGccttaagattttttttttttttatccgcccTTAAGATCTTATTTGAATAGTAAAATAGAGGGGGTATTAGCTAAGCCCGAGATTATATTTTATCCCCTAATACCCCCGGAGGGGAGATTATTTATGGGGAGGTTCTGGGGTGTTATAACGTAATACCCCATTCTCTTctatttcaactacaaaataacTTTATCCCCCCATTTTATCactcatccaaatcaagtactatttaatctcccgtcacatcaatgtgggcctACCATTCTTATATAATTTCATCTACTATCTTATCCTTTTATAATTAATACCCTCATCCTTATCTCGCATCCAAATAGTGTATAGTGAATTTTGACACATGATAATTAGCATGTCATCGTGTCGACTTGACCGCACACAATATTTCAGTATCTCATgcatttttttggaacccgGGATGGTGTTGGACTGAACGTGCTAGGCCCCAAAATGATGTGGTCTGCTAAGGGGAAGATTATTAGTGTTGCGAGGGCCCCGTTTGATGGGAAAGAAATGGGCtgattttgttagtttttgcgGAGCCCATTACTGTTTCTttaaagatgattcaaaccgtaaattatttttaaaatattttttatgggttcttgaaaaaaattatgttcaatcAGATATTGGTAAGGGCTGcttcagaattcgtagggtgACTTTACGAATTTTGAAACACGCTACGAATTCTGATACAAACCTTACCGATATTGAATTAAAACGGTCCTAAGAATTCTACTTCTGCCACCAGGAGCTGTTAGGCAGAATATTCTGGTGATAGCTTTCGTGTTTGTGCCTTGTGGAGTCTTGTTCCTTTACCTAAATTCAGGGCAAATCCCAACTCACATTTCTTAGCTTCGAAGGCAATAAAAATGCAGAATTGGGGTATGATGTTGTACAGTGGTGTGCGCAACATCGTACTGTGCACATTCGAGCCATCAGATCGTATATCCGACAGCTCGGATCTTATCTcgacaatgaacggctctcgattgTTGGTTCCCGAGATGAGGTCTGAGCTGTCGGATGCACAATCCAATGACTCAGAGGTGCATACTGCACAACATCAACCCGAAGTCCAAAAATGCATCTTTGCTCCCCCTGCGGTTGTTCTGACCttttctaccaaaaaaatagtactccgtaTTTGCAACAATTAATTTTGGGCTTATCTATTAGTAGTTTGGTTCCTACAAAATGAGACCAGTTTCAAAATCGTCCTCAGAGTTTTCCCCGTTTCGATTAAATACTTGCTTTTGAAACCATGTGTCAATGTGGTCACTGCTCTCTTAGTGACTGATTTGGCTGATGTGTCTAACGGAAAATGGGAAGGAAATGTTGTGGTGCCACTTGGCGCCACTTTGccaattaaaagagaaaaatcaagGTCATAACACACCGAAGCCGCATGCCCACCCATTTAAACCAAAGACCCAAAGTAGTAGCATTATTGAGAGAGAAGTAGCACTACACATTTATACTATATTCACGTGAGGTCCACCTCGGATtccataaaaatataaaaaaagtactcataaattttaaaataatttttagggGGCcttat
It encodes:
- the LOC131327975 gene encoding cysteine-rich and transmembrane domain-containing protein WIH2-like; this encodes MSYYNQQQPPVGVPPPQGYPPEGYPKDAYPPPGYPPQGYPQGYPPQQGYPPQYAPQYAAPPPQQHQSGSSGCLEGCLAALCCCCLLDACF